Proteins co-encoded in one Lacerta agilis isolate rLacAgi1 chromosome 6, rLacAgi1.pri, whole genome shotgun sequence genomic window:
- the C6H1orf116 gene encoding specifically androgen-regulated gene protein encodes MPKKDLWLGTADPEPRAIVHSAGSCDSMISNDSSLSEKSDSGYDYLSVAEKECLMFLEETLDSLDTEGDSGVSTDEAETAESSKHPRTWPMRDVPKELDHENLGKRNKIEPKSKKCLSGSVPVVTLNPDHHIFPRNISVKSAPKVSLAEAAGSNVADSPKCQISWGSPKHEPVDIPNDQPKMSTQLRPSNLESIVIPPPEPFQDQRRSHPRNGQEPSGTPHYENKRNVDVVEGYEAVATQAELSLDKMGVAIGKEAILKPLSPKSSKKISEQITVAQENYQRPTLEESALDPNFKQGPPTAPKPRKLPPNIILKTSKGNAVSLNVDPSHKIKVLAPSNGRPRAATGDFSMEKVHSIQNEQGRARREALKKLGLPLDQEKDPDDHVIKTTPHLIPRETPRTSSRENVNMDNVTSDKKSDEQHNQVGGKEIYPVDINLAAVKQVNVKSKTLERSGVGLSSCISSGSEDQNIKNSGSLGKMSFFDKITPNFLRSSRPRPASLGMGKDFVDLKENKMHNAELEKSDKRRSYPLQPPSKLPRPPCVSVKITPKGATEEHRKEALKKLGLLKE; translated from the exons ATGCCTAAAAAGGATTTGTGGTTAGGGACAGCTGACCCAGAACCCAGAGCAATTGTTCACAGTGCAGGCAGTTGTGACAGTATGATCAGTAACGACTCCAGCTTGTCCGAAAag AGTGACAGTGGCTATGACTATCTGTCAGTGGCGGAGAAAGAATGTCTTATGTTCCTTGAAGAAACACTAGATTCTCTGGATACTGAAGGAGACAGCGGAGTTTCTACTGATGAGGCAGAGACAGCTGAGTCTTCTAAGCATCCACGGACGTGGCCTATGAGAGATGTTCCTAAAG agctggatcATGAAAATCTAGGAAAGCGCAACAAAATTGAACCAAAGAGCAAAAAATGTCTTTCTGGCTCTGTTCCTGTTGTCACCCTAAATCCAGATCACCACATCTTTCCAAGGAACATCAGTGTAAAAAGTGCTCCCAAGGTTTCCCTTGCTGAAGCAGCAGGGTCTAATGTTGCTGATTCTCCGAAATGCCAGATTTCATGGGGGTCTCCTAAGCACGAGCCAGTGGACATACCAAATGACCAGCCTAAAATGAGCACCCAGTTAAGGCCATCTAACTTGGAATCTATAGTCATCCCACCCCCTGAACCTTTCCAGGACCAGCGGAGGAGTCATCCTAGAAATGGCCAAGAGCCAAGTGGGACACCTCACTATGAAAATAAGAGGAATGTTGATGTAGTGGAGGGATATGAGGCTGTAGCTACCCAGGCAGAACTTTCACTAGATAAGATGGGGGTAGCAATTGGGAAAGAAGCCATTCTGAAACCTCTCTCTCCTAAAAGTAGCAAGAAGATTTCTGAACAAATTACTGTTGCTCAAGAAAATTATCAAAGACCTACACTGGAAGAATCTGCCCTAGATCCTAACTTCAAGCAAGGTCCTCCCACTGCCCCCAAACCCAGGAAACTGCCACCCAATATTATCCTTAAAACCAGCAAAGGTAATGCTGTGTCACTCAATGTGGATCCCAGTCACAAGATAAAGGTTCTGGCTCCATCAAACGGCAGGCCCAGAGCTGCAACTGGTGATTTTTCCATGGAAAAAGTTCATTCAATCCAAAATGAACAGGGCAGAGCCAGGAGGGAAGCTCTTAAGAAACTGGGTCTCCCACTAGATCAAGAAAAAGATCCCGATGATCATGTGATCAAAACCACTCCTCACTTAATTCCAAGAGAAACTCCCAGGACAAGCAGCAGGGAGAATGTAAATATGGATAACGTCACCTCTGATAAGAAATCTGATGAACAGCACAACCAGGTTGGTGGGAAAGAAATCTACCCAGTGGATATCAACCTTGCAGCTGTCAAACAAGTCAATGTCAAATCCAAAACATTGGAGCGTTCAGGTGTCGGTTTGAGCAGTTGCATCTCTTCTGGGAGCGAGGACCAGAATATTAAGAACAGTGGTTCACTTGGCAAAATGTCATTTTTTGACAAGATCACTCCAAACTTTCTTCGGAGTAGCCGGCCACGCCCAGCTTCCCTTGGCATGGGGAAAGACTTTGTTGAtctgaaggaaaacaaaatgcataatgcTGAGTTGGAGAAGAGTGACAAACGAAGATCTTATCCACTTCAGCCCCCCTCTAAGCTGCCCAGGCCACCATGTGTCAGTGTAAAGATCACCCCTAAGGGGGCCACAGAGGAGCATAGAAAGGAAGCTTTGAAAAAACTTGGTCTATTGAAGGAGTAA